The Canis aureus isolate CA01 chromosome X, VMU_Caureus_v.1.0, whole genome shotgun sequence region ATGCTACTTTCTTCATCCTTTCCTCCTTCCAAATTtcagaaaaagggaaatatttttcacAATGTCTTCTCGTCAATAAATTCTTATTTGCATTAGCAACACATGGCTAAGGGAGAACAAGGATCAAGTTAGAGACACTCTCTGGCTACAGCGTGGGAGGAGTAAGGACTGGAAGGATTAAGAGTTAGCATTAAGCACAGCCATAAGGGTTTTAAACCGATTAGATCCTTTAACCCTTTCATCCATGAGGCAGATGCTACCATGacccctattttatagatggagaaattgaTCTAGAAGTTCAATAACTTGTCCAGGGTTTGCAGAACAGCAAGGATTGGAGCCCCTTTGGTTTGGCTCCACTCTTGGACTCAGCCACTCTGCTATATTCTTTGTGGTCAGAATTGGGTTATTTTAATCCTAGACTGAGTCCAGTGCGCCCCACATTAGCACTAGGGGGCTCAGATCAACTGCAGCTGACCTCAAACCTTTAGGTCAAGTTCCTCCGACCTGAGGTCTCTGTACGATAAGGGTCTACAAATAATTTCTGTAGAGGGCAGGTAGGAAAGATTTTAGGCTTTGGAGGCCAGAAGCTCTTTGTTGAGTAGCatgtgggggaggaggtgggggtgtgtgggtgtgtttaCAACCTTGGAAAAATGTAAGAACCACTCTTAGCCCACAGCTGTAAGAAAGACTAGGACTCGCCCCGAGGCGGCAGTTTGCGAACGTCTGTTGCAGGGACTTGGTAGGGAGCTCCCACAGCCAGGCTGTCCTACAAAAGGGCACCCAAGATCTTAACCTCAAAGAAAAGGacatttaaatctaaaaatatctcTCAACCACTTTGCAAATCatgcttccccaccccccattAGCCTGTTGACTAGTCTGTACATCAGAAAGAATTGAGTGGGCTTGGGTACGTCCTCTTTCTTCCGAGTCTGTAGATAGAATAAGGTGAAAAGGAGTGGGAAGCACTGATCTAAACTTCCCCGTGCCTTAGGTCCTGACTAGGGTCTGCCTGTGTGTCTTTCAGCCAGCAACTACGTGGAATCTAAGTGTCAGGCTGTCATTCAAGAACTGCGTAAGTGTTGTGCTCGCTACCCTAAAGGAAGATCTCTCGTCTGTTCGGGatttgagaaagaagaggaagaaaagctgaCACTGAAGCTGACATCAAAGTGAAGTTCTGCCGAGAAGTTAAATGCTGCTGCTGAGAAGTTAAATGCTGCACCATGTATCCACCAAGCAAGTTTGTCTTCCTGACTCTTTCTTCAGGCCAGGTAGCAGcaaatagcaaattaaaaaagGCAACTATAAAAGTCAATATGCCATCTATGCAGAACagatagaaatataaatacattaaatatgtagaatGTAATAAAACTGAGCTGCTAAAATAAACCTGTTAAGTGAGAAATTTTGGTTTGGTGCTTGTGATATTGTGACTTTTAAGAGCTATATATTCggtcttttttaatattttcatattggaGTTCGATATTTGGTCTTTATCTCCTTTCCTGGTACAGAGCCCCTAAAACTCTTGGATCTCCTAAGTGGTAAGAGTGACAAAGGGGTCTTGTCACATTAATGAGGTCACATCTGGAAAGCCCCTAGGTGACCTATGATTGGGGACTGGTTGCCAGGGGGCACCAACCATGTGATTAACACGGTTAAAGCTTTCagtccccactccccccacctctgCTGAAGGGACAGGGGCTGCAGATTCAGTCACCAGTGGCCAATGATTCGGTCAATCATGACTGTGTAATGAAGCCTCTATAAAAAACCAAAAGGACTGGGTTTGGACAGAAACTCTTCTCTGTGGGACCTTGCCCTCTATACCTTTTCAGGtggctgttcatctgtatcccTTATAACAAGCTGGGAAATGTTGGAGcaaatgtttccctgagttctgtacTTACtgtagcaaattaatcaaacccagaGGATGTCATTGGGAACCTCAGATGTATAGCCAGTGACTCAGAAGGCCAGGTAAGGATCTGGGCTTGGCAGTAGGTGTCCGAACTTGGGGCAGTATTGTGGACTGATCCCTAAAgctgtgggatctgacactaaTTCCACGTGCTTATGGTCACAAGTGAATGAAGTTTGTAGGATATCTGGCCAGTGTCCACTGAGAATTGGAGAATTGTTTGCTGGTGTTGGAAAAAAACACCTAAGAGGAGgactaaatgtatttttttaaaaaaggattgtacttatttattagagcacgtgtgagtggggagagagggagagggagagggaatctgaagcagactccgtgGTCAGTGCTGAGCCTGGGGCTAA contains the following coding sequences:
- the CMC4 gene encoding cx9C motif-containing protein 4, which gives rise to MPQKDPCQKQACEIQKCLQASNYVESKCQAVIQELRKCCARYPKGRSLVCSGFEKEEEEKLTLKLTSK